In Chrysemys picta bellii isolate R12L10 chromosome 4, ASM1138683v2, whole genome shotgun sequence, the sequence GCTGGGGAAAAACTTAATGATAAATTATTCATTagaagcagagctggtcaaaccatttcatttgcaacttttgttcagtgaaaaatggccttttttattttcatgggagattttcaaatttttcagtttttgtttttgtttttttttttacaaaaaacaaaacaaccccaacccaaatagaaaatgtttagtttttttaaactgaagttgatattttgggggtttttttccaGGTGctttcctgtttgtctcctccCCCCTCTGGCTTTTTCAGTCACaaagtggaagaggggaaaaaggcATGGGGACGAGGgataaagggaaggaaaggggggaaaacaaagaattgaataatggtcatttttgatttgtaaaagcaaaatatttttgtttctttcacttttcatttgtgtGGTGAAAAATCCCACTTGTTTTGTGAAATGGACTTACTATTGTTCAACCAACTCTAGTTATAAATAACTCTGTATTACCTCTGGGAACAACACAAAACTTAACCATAAAACCAGCATGCTAATGGTGCTAGTGCATCACTGGGGGACATCTAAAggattctttttttctatttgccaCTCAAAAGAAAATTTGCTCTGAGAAACCCAACGAGGAAAAGAGACAAGACAAGGTTTGGTGACTGTATCTCATGGAGAAGCCTTTCTGGTCAGAAAGAGCTCTTTACAGCCTCGTGTAAATCCAGACAAGGAACATTTTTATGGCGAGCgctgaaaatgaaaggaaaggaacTAGTGACAAATAAGCCCCAGAAGGTTTGGAGTTCCATTTGGGGTTGGATTACACTCTAGAATTTCCCATTCCAGATCCAGGCTCATTTGAAATTCTTTGGGCTAAAAAATCAAATAAGATTAGGTTCTCTTGTGAGGTTTTTGATATTTCCTGGCTGCTGTTCAAAATTCGGGCCCGAAACAGCAAAGTGCTGAGAGTTACTAACCTCtcgctgacttcaatgagagttgagaATGTGACCCCGGATCCTTTGGGtgcccagtggcagaggccacaGGAGTGCATAAGATTACCAGGATTCCCTGGATCTGATCTCTATATAATCAAAGGGTGTCATGTAAAGACTTTACTGGATACCTGTGCCACAcggatcatcataatcattgcacaGTGACTGGATGGATAATATATAAGGCGTTATGGTTGTATACTGAAGTTTATGCTTTTAAGGTCTGTGAGTTAGGGCTGGTCACCAGAAAGCGATCAAcaagtttctttcaggcaggagATGCTTATCTGCCTGAATGGCTGTATGTAGATGAGTAATTATTCACAGTGGATGCTAATCAATAGAGCAACATTCTAATCAAGTGGTTGCAAAGTCTCCAGAGGAGATTcgatacaagaaaaacaaacaaacaatagggggtaccctgtttacaagtgaagacaatggatgCTTGGAACTATATCTGGAGGTCCAGAGGTATCCTGCATCAGGTATCCTTCGCCTATTGGATGAACTGCCAGCTAGCTTGTCTCATGAATGGAGGATCACATTTGGTCTGGGTGTTTCATActgggagagagatttgggggagcTGTCCTTTGTGAGACAGGGGAATGTTTGGTTATCTAAGTTTAAGCTCTagaagtgtgttatgattttatttttatgtaaccatttgtttacattaattTTACTTGCTGCTTCTCAAATCTCTGATCTTTGTGAATTAAACtctacttgttttcactataaacgtaTCTAAGTGAAGCATAGTTGTTTTCACTCTAAACGTATCTAAGTGTGTTAAATGGAGCGGTGATGCTGAGGTGACACCGGTGACATGGTATGTAGCAAATCTatgaattctgtgagtgtccagtggaacaggggctggacattctggggctgcacagagggctCGGCGGTTGGAGTGTACCGATTGCTTACCTGTAGAAGGACAGAGGAGCTGGATGGGGTGAGAAGGGTGTGCTTGTGTTTCCTGTGGCTGGCAGAGTCAGGAGCTGACAcctggcaggcacagagaaggcttcctcatgctaagggcaggtggtagtgaggtacctcacaaccctgggtactctCGGGAGGTGTCATAAAGGGTCCACAGCACTTCAGAGAAGGTTCCTGGTCCTTCGTAGTCCAGGGTTCTTTGTTCAAAATTTATTAGACCTATTCTCCATCCACTATAAAATCACTCCTCAATggtcagatttcttggctccatCTCATTCTCCAATTCACTGTCTATCTGGGTTTGGAGACTGAGAGGAATCATCAGGCAAAGGTTTAAGAACAGGCAGAGGAAGTCTGGGTTGTTGATGTTTACAGTTCTCAATAGGGAAATAATCTTCCCATGACACCTGAATATTGGAAAGTTTAAACAGAGAacaaggaagaaaacaaacaaacaaacaaaccccacaacaaTCCCCAAATTCTTGCAATTAACCATCTACTTTACCTCTTGTTTTACACTCAGTTCCTAAGAACATCTCTGGAGACGATAGACaacagtgcctggagcagccagatAAGCCTTGAGTTGAGCCAGCAGATGGCCGGCTATGCCAGCCCTTCCAAAGAGAAGGTTTGTTATCTGTTAAGGCTTAGTTTCTAGTTAATTTCCCTTGAAATTCTGACTGGGGGGCTGCATAAGGCTTCTCTCAAGgcttcattactttatattttattctgcatataaaatttgtttttacttGTTCCCTGCTCTCTTGCCCCCAGCCCGCCCTTCCAATATTTGCTTGGACAGGCTGCTTGTCTGTACTGCATTGTTGGTTCTCTGGCTGGGCTAGATGATGGGATGTTTCTGCAGTATGGATGCTTGGACTTGGCTATCTTGTTCCTTCCTGAATGTTGCTGAGCTGGGTCTGTACTGACAGGCACGTTGTGTTACCGATATCTCAGTGCTGGTCTCTTTCTTTCAGAGTTTCCTGTATAAGGCGCTAGGAACATCCTTAGCAGTTTGTCAGGACCTGGTCCACGTTAAATCACAGACTCATAAATTTCTGTCAACAACAGATTATATGGAAGCCCCTGAGAGAGAGGTgaggactctgtccctctccccactttaccAAGTAATCCCTGAATGCTCCCTGTGGGGCTCAGCTCTGAGTTGGCCTGGGACAGATGCCATTTTGCTTCATATCCTCATTGCTATTtcactcagccccctccctctccccatgtgTCTCAGGCCTCATTGGCACTTTACACCACTTCAGGTGAAAGGAATGAACTCGTGGGATCTATCAGGCACCTGGTTAGATCCTAACCAGTATTTTTCTTGGGTGACAGGGAGTAATTTCCATCCTCGCATTCTCTGCTGAGAGCCACTTGGACCTCACCTTGAACGCACTTCAGGAGTTTGGGGCTGCAATCAGCAAGGTTAAGATTTCTGGGCTCATCGACCGTCTGAAGGTAAAGGAGCCAGGGGGTTCTCTCAAACTTCCTCTCCCTCTAAAGCAGGGGCAGCAACCCTGCGGTAGTGTCTGCTCTGGTCAGCTAGCATTGTCCCCCAATGTATGCGTTCTGTGTGATGCCTGCAGTTAAGCAGGGAGGAGcacaatctggagctggggttctctcaaatgatttttatcGTCTCATGGCTTGAGCACCCCTCCCATGCACAATGTGTGGGAACTACATCAGTTGCTTGCATGGAAAAACATTTAaggtatttttatgttttttaatcCCGGAAATGAGAAGGTGTTGCAAGCAACATGTGGCTAACCAACCTGCTGTAGGTAGACCACCAGTGGTCTACAGATGACAATTATGGAACCTCtgatttagagcagtggttctcaacctttccagattagtgtaccccctttcaggagtctgatttgtcttttgtaccccaaatttcacctcacttaaaaactacttccttacaaaatcaggcataaaattattaaaaagtgGCACAGCAcattattattgaaaaattgcttattttctcatttttaccatataattataaactaaatcaactggaatataaatattgtatttgcaTTTCAGAGTGTAGTATATAGAGTAGTATAAAGAagccattgtatgaaattttggtTAGTAACTTTGCAAGTGCTTTCTTTGTAgtctgctgtaaaactaggcaaatatctagatgagttgatataccccctggaaaacctctgcagaccctcaggggtacacaagtacccctggttgaaaaccactgatctagaggataGAGCAGGAGACTAGGCCTCTGGGCTTCCATTGCTGGCTCTGCATTTACTCACTGTGCAGCCTTAGGCAAGACATTTAGCGCCTGATCTTGTACCCACCAGTGTCAACGACTAAGCTCCCGTGTACTTCACTGCTGTAGGTTCAGCATTTTAGGCTCTCTGTGTCAGAGTGACCCGTGGGAATGATGGAGATACTAATAACTCCCTACCTCACACAGTTATTATATTGCTTAAATACTGTTTGCAAGTGGTTTGAGATCTTTGgctgaaaagagctttgcaagtGCAAGCTGCCATTGCTACTGTGAGCAATTCCTCGGTCAGCAGATCAGAATTCCAAGGCAAAACGAATCAGAAGAACTTGTCTCTAGTGACGTTTCCGATTGTCTAGGACTACCACCATGGGAAAAGAGGCAAGACTCGCAGCACCCTGATGCTGACATACAGCAACGTGGCTGTCCATGCTCCAAAAGAGCAGCTTCTCTCCCGAGTAGAGGCAGACATCACAGGGAACATCCTTCACCATTACAGAGCCAGTTGTCGGGTAATCGCTTTTGTGCGATAAGGGTTAGGGTCATTACCCTGAAGTGATAGCATTGCCTCTGAGTTTATAGAGAGAGGGCTTGTATTTTCTAAAACTCTCCTTTGAGCAATAATTTGTCACATAACTcaaatttaaaactgtaatggaTGGAGCGTGAGCTGTCACATGTtgtagcatttttgttgctcttctttgtattttctctAGTTTCTCTATATTCTTCTGAAATTCTGTAGACCACAGCTACACAGTAATTCAGATGCAGTCACACTCAGGCTATTCAGAATAACACTCTAACTCCCCTAATATGTATGTGTATCTAGCTCTATCTTTCACTACCCAAGAGAGACTAGTGCTAGCTTGTATTTAGTTGATTTGCTGTCACTCTGTTTCTTGGACTCACTACTTCCCTTACCTCTTATCTGTCTTCTTGTTTGTCTGTGTGCTCCTTATTTCTGTTCCCTAGGTGTCTGACTGCTGGCACTGACTCTCATCTCAGAGCAACCTCTCCACGTCACTTTGCCATTCAATTCTGCCCTGTCTGACTGAGACTCTCACTTAGGCATTGTCAAAAACAGTTGACCAAACTTATATCTTCCAGTAGttcacaaatgcaaatattaCATAGTATGGCCCCTGATAGTGACCTCTACAAAACACCCCCTCTGgatacatttcctgccttttggaagatttaacaatagtgatttctctctgctccatattCACCAGCCAGGACATTTTGAGGATGTGTGTTATGGGGGACTATGTACATTGCTAAGAgctgttttgcattttgtttttcagatgctGGGCATCACTCTTACGAACAAGGTAAATTCTAAATAATCTGCCCTCAGCTCTTGCATTTTCTATACACAAGTTGCTTGTTTAAATTGCACAGAGCTTGATTTCCTTGCTACATcaagcaggagtcctggctgctctGGTGTAAGTGGACCTGGATTTATTTGATGAACCTGGGTTTTCTCTTCTTCTGAAGTGGGTGCAGAGCCGGGGTCCTCTGCCTTCTGGGGTCTGTGgacacctctctcctctcctgagGCTAGATTTAATTCCTGATCTTTATCTTCTGGACTCTAGTTCTTCTCTCAGTTTCTCATCCACATCCTcttgtttctccttctggatTATATAGGACATGTACCTAAAATTAACCCTCATCCAGAATGTCACGGAGATTAGCTGTGCCATCTTGGAGACCAGAGACTTCCAGGAGTTCGAATTCTCTTACAAACAGGAGCTCCTTGGCTACATGCTGGTGAGTGATTAGGAGCTTTGAGGACTGAAGTACAAAGGAGTTTGTTGTAATGCAATAAGACTGGTTTTCCAGGGAGATGTTATTTTAGCCATTGGCTGTGACTGTACTACTGCAGTCTCATGAGCTACCTGCATGGCACCCGAATGCTGGGTCCACTCTGAGCTCGGCAGAGATGCTGACATATTGTGGGCTGTAACTGGAAGGAATGGCTTGTGTCTGGTGAATTATCTTTCTGTCCTCCGTATAGCCTGCAGATGGCCCTATGGTCCATTTcagaggcagagagcctgctgaGTACGGTGTCTGTTTATTACAGGTCTGGCATATGGCCCTATttcagggtgggagaggaagacctctctgcctttcaaatccatttcccattttttatgtcCCTATTAATGCATTTCAGGACTTCATTAAAAAGGAACCACTGGATTCCCTGGCATCTCCAGTTCGCTACAAGGCAATTCTTGCCATTGAACATCTGAGGTAGGCTATTTTCTGCCACATTTCCTGGCACTGTGATGACTTCTTATTTGTTAATTCAGGAGTGTCAGGTTGGGAGCAGTCTGATGCCTGCAGGATTTGGCTCACATGCTGCTCACCAGCAGAACTTTCGTTCTTGAGGGTTTGAATGTGTCCATTTGGAGGTTTGTGCTTGAAAGACACAAGATTGCAGGTTGTGGGCCATGCAGTACAATGGAGGAGAGttcagatggggagggaggggtctggctagctggcagggggaaggaagctTGTGGGTTTCTCTAAAAAGGGGACTTGAAGCTTTAGTTTTACTTCTAGATGAGCCAATACTTAATAGAGGTGCAAAGAGGTGCTCAGCTGCAAAGTGAAGGGTTGTTTGCATTTGGGGTTCTAGACTGAGGCAATCTCTAGTCATTGGACCCATTTCTTGTACTTGGAGGTGGTACTGAGTCTAATGCATGACTTTTCTCCCTAtctttcttctgccagcaaactcaAACCATCTTTGACCTTGGAGGATAACTGTGAGCTCCTTGATCAgtgtttcaaaagtttatttccccttcctcccttggaGAAGACGAAAGAGGAAGGCGAGACAGCAAAGGATGCTCTGCATATACAGGTACGTGACAACAATTCTCCTCTGGCACCATCCACTGTATTTctgcccagcaggcactgggtgaTGGCAGTCACACATGGCCTCCCTGGCAAGGTTATGGTTAGCTTTCCCCAGCCCACACACACAGATGATCTGTGCTGAGCCTCACTCCTTCTCTTCTGGTTTCAGTCACTGTACGTAGGGTCCGTGGAAGCCCTTGGCAAGCTAATGAAGACTTTGCTGGAGGAAGAACCAACTGCAGACTGGTTCCAGGAAATGTTTGAAGTGAGTAGACCATTGAACCGTGGTGGAGATTGTTTCTTGCATTACAGCAGGGaagagtcagagatttaggggggTCAAGCTTCAGTTGTGGAGGAATTTTCCACAACGGAGTGAATTTTAGGGAGAAAGCACCAAATTCTTCCTGGGATAAGTGGGCATGTGCCCCACTGAAATCCACGGAAGCTATGCCATTTTATGCCAGAGCTGGATTGGGATCAAATTCTTACAATGGAGTTGACATTACTTGGACCGGCAAGAAAATCACCACTGCAGTAGCCAAATCCAAGAGAACCAGTTGAAACTGATCATTTCTTCGAAGAGGAATTCATTACTATTGAGTTAagccctgtgtatggaaactcattcagaggagacttcctgttcctcagacatgaacagaatatcttgaagagctgaggggtggggagttTGTTGCACCTTCCGTATAAAAATGAAGTTATaaaaggagctgggctggggggacttctctgctcttattcaaattaataaaaagaaatgctcCTCTCTGTCATTTTGCCACTCGACGTGGGAGAAGTTGCCCAGGAAACAGACCACAGCAGCAGACATCAAACAGCATGCAAAGTGCTAGACAGCTCCCATCAGACAGTCTACAGCAGACATCACATACACGGGCCCAGATTCATCTCTCATGTACCTCCTTTGGCTTCAATCACCAGAGGTGAATCTGGTCCCTGGGACTTGTATATCTAAGGGGCTCTTCCATTAGACATGTGATTCCTTTGCTACACCGAGGTCAGATGCTTTGGAGAGGGATTTTAGTGACCATTAAACCTGTTGAAGAGGAACTTTTGGGAGGGATTTTCTGGTACTAACTCTGTCCATTCCCCTGCTCTACCAACAGCTACTAGGGCCATGGTTCAGTTCAGagaaggagtgggagagagaaagggccttgcaggccagcacccagctgctgactgcctaTCAAGAGACAGTTAATAGCACAGTGAGTATAGCCTCTTACTCTTCCTTGAGCGACTTCCCTGCTTGTATCCGATCTGACACTCAACGCAAATGCATGAAAAACTCttccagggcagcagctgggatctcaaggtgACTAAGATCCCCCTGCTTCCAGAAGAGAGAGGTTTACACAACAATGCTGTGACCACACTccgggcagactgcaagaagtaGAGGGCAGCCAATCCCCCAAACTGATggcttattctataattagattcaccaagtcaACAACAGAAGAGCTCCCACCCTAGTTAACAAGATGCCAAATTCAGTCCCCTTTTGGCAGTCCAGACCTTGGCTCCCATCTAAATATCCATGTCTtagaagaagggggagggatagctcagtggtttgagcagtggcctgctaaataaacccagcgttgtgagttcaatccttaaggagtccatttagggaagtggggtaaaaatctctctggggattggtcctgctttgagcacgtggttagactagatgacctcctcaggtcccttccaaccctgatattctatgtctaatatagtgagaggttactgaaaacctggctcaccatatgtgaggttcactGATCATAAAGGACCAGATGCTTATCCCCAGGTCAATA encodes:
- the LOC135982773 gene encoding maestro heat-like repeat-containing protein family member 2B, with translation MYLKLTLIQNVTEISCAILETRDFQEFEFSYKQELLGYMLDFIKKEPLDSLASPVRYKAILAIEHLSKLKPSLTLEDNCELLDQCFKSLFPLPPLEKTKEEGETAKDALHIQSLYVGSVEALGKLMKTLLEEEPTADWFQEMFELLGPWFSSEKEWERERALQASTQLLTAYQETVNSTTQETFNRFGSLIGLIAPYSCDSLATSRQWVVDCISCLLCIQGQSMNLGSAAEELRCLREALTAPDPEALFQASSKMARRY